CCCACCTGCAACCAGCCCACCTGCAACCAGCCCACCTGCAACCAGCCCACCTGCAACCAGCCCACCTGCAACCAGCCCACCTGTAACCTGCCAACCTGCAACCTGCCAACCTGCAACCACCCTTATGCCATCCTATGTAATCGGCTTCGACCTCGGCGGGACGCGGCTCAAGAGCGGCGCGGTGACGCGGAATGGGCGGATCAAGGCCGCCGGCATCATGCCGTCCGGCTATACGATGGTGCCTAAAAAGCTGCTCAAGGCCTATCTGGACGAGATCAAGCGCATCACGGCCGAGATGGGGGAGGGGCCGAAGGGAATCGGGCTGGCGTTTTCGGGGGCTGTGGATCCGCGGAAGGGGGTCGTCTATTTACCTGGCAAGGTGAAGGGGTTGGAGGGGTTTCCAATCGTGGAATTACTGGAGGAGGCCGCCGGCGTGCCTGTCGTAGCCGACAACGACGGCCGGATCTCGATGTACGCGGAAGCGACGTACGGCGCGGCGCGGGACTACCCCTGGGCGATGACGATTACCATTGGGACTGGCGTCGGCTCCGGCGTGCGGCTGGATGGAAAAATCCTGCGGGACCCCCACCTCCAGTTCGGCACCCAGATGTCGCACATCGTCCAGCAATCCAACCAGGGTCACCTGTGTATCACCGGCGCTCGGGGCACGGCGGAGATGTTGTGTTCTGCGACAGCACTGGCGTTATCGGTACGCAGTGCCCTCCAGCGCGGCATCGAATCCAGCCTCAGCGACGCCTACTTCAAAGACCCTGTCAGCATAGACTTCAAGCGGGTAATCCAGGCTGTGGAAAAGGGCGACCGGTTGTGTCGGGACGAACTCGACCGCTGGATCGAGCAACTTGGCTGGCTGCTGGTGAGCGCCGTCCACGTCTATGCGCCCGAACTCATCATCCTTTGCGGCGGAGCGACCCACGCAGCTCACGTGTTCCTGGAGCCGCTCCAGCGCCACGTCAACCAGCACATCTTCCGCTACCCCGTCGGCGAGCCGATGCCGATCGTGGTTTCGGAGTTAAGCGATCACATGGGGGTGTTGGGAACGGCGGCGCGGGCG
This DNA window, taken from Rhodothermales bacterium, encodes the following:
- a CDS encoding ROK family protein — its product is MPSYVIGFDLGGTRLKSGAVTRNGRIKAAGIMPSGYTMVPKKLLKAYLDEIKRITAEMGEGPKGIGLAFSGAVDPRKGVVYLPGKVKGLEGFPIVELLEEAAGVPVVADNDGRISMYAEATYGAARDYPWAMTITIGTGVGSGVRLDGKILRDPHLQFGTQMSHIVQQSNQGHLCITGARGTAEMLCSATALALSVRSALQRGIESSLSDAYFKDPVSIDFKRVIQAVEKGDRLCRDELDRWIEQLGWLLVSAVHVYAPELIILCGGATHAAHVFLEPLQRHVNQHIFRYPVGEPMPIVVSELSDHMGVLGTAARAWEWVAEVQSAK